The following are from one region of the Etheostoma spectabile isolate EspeVRDwgs_2016 unplaced genomic scaffold, UIUC_Espe_1.0 scaffold00018824, whole genome shotgun sequence genome:
- the LOC116682676 gene encoding uncharacterized protein LOC116682676: MPDGSEASMSCIESSCDGYIPPKNSIRGSSSEGSQDLTNKVPLVKQKKPKKTYKRKTFASTKRSESEHSDTSLENVSVLKQRKRKIGGRVHSKRHHCLYCPMQCHRMARHLVRKHSNQSAVAKAISFPLNSKERKLHFRLIQNKGNHAHNNEVLKNGRGTLIPSYQTKEPVNASDYMHCIYCEALLKRKSLWRHVSRCKLSRNCSTTKPGQSRVQSLCAFAQPVPDGVSKKVWELTNAMQQDEVTNIIKEEKSILRFGEHLYVKLGHDNTKHVYIRQKMREIGRLVRQAQNAGRLKHMEDFYVPSNFNSVVEAVRELAGFHEHSNSYKTPSLALKLGHSLKKIADILQCEAQMAESDNEEFLKNLERSRSIYEKKWDVCVSPCALQTLKEGRQTTSLDQNQINPEEEVPEAVESDLSETEAQESSFNSRSSGSLRSKKRQPMTDESDDDIAPTGSSTPKRKMLAVDSDDDPKTGPVPSTSKKMEAESERSDPKTETSKKRGWSPAEVQAVEKTLKTFIESGKVPGKSNCVACIKASPEALRSRTWTAIKFYVKNRITAIQRESSRRY; encoded by the exons ATGCCTGATGGATCAGAAGCCTCTATGAGCTGCATTGAAAGCAGTTGTGATGGATATATTCCGCCAAAAAACTCAATACGTGGAAGTAGTTCAGAGGGATCTCAGGATCTTACAAACAAGGTTCCATTGGTTAAACAAAAGAAGCCAAAGAAGACGtacaaaagaaagacatttgcCAGTACTAAGAGATCAGAAAGTGAACACTCTGACACAAGCCTGGAAAATGTGTCAGTACTGAAGCagcgaaaaagaaaaattggtgGCAGAGTACACAGTAAGAGGCATCATTGTCTGTACTGTCCCATGCAGTGCCATAGAATGGCAAGACATTTAGTCCGAAAACACAGCAATCAATCAGCTGTAGCAAAGGCAATCAGTTTTCCTTTGAACTCAAAAGAACGAAAACTGCATTTTCGCCTAATTCAAAATAAAGGAAACCATGCTCATAATAATGAGGTATTGAAAAATGGTAGGGGGACATTGATCCCAAGTTATCAAACTAAGGAACCAGTGAATGCAAGTGACTACATGCACTGCATTTACTGTGAAGCTTTGCTTAAAAGAAAGTCCTTATGGAGGCACGTGTCCAGGTGCAAACTTTCACGAAACTGTAGCACAACAAAACCAGGCCAAAGTCGGGTCCAATCACTCTGTGCCTTTGCACAACCCGTCCCAGATGGTGTTAGCAAAAAGGTTTGGGAGCTGACAAATGCAATGCAACAAGATGAAGTCACAAACATCATCAAAGAGGAGAAAAGCATTTTGAGATTTGGAGAACATTTGTATGTAAAGCTTGGACATGACAACACCAAACATGTGTACATTAGACAAAAAATGCGAGAAATAGGAAGACTTGTTCGACAAGCACAGAATGCTGGCAGACTGAAACATATGGAGGACTTCTATGTACCTTCCAACTTCAACTCTGTGGTTGAAGCAGTACGAGAGCTGGCTGGCTTTCATGAACACAGCAACAGCTACAAAACTCCGTCCTTGGCCTTAAAACTGGGTCATAGTCTCAAGAAGATTGCAGATATACTTCAGTGTGAAGCACAGATGGCAGAGTCTGACAATGAGGAATTTCTGAAGAATCTGGAGAGGAGCCGGAGTATTTATGAGAAAAAGTGGGATGTATGTGTGTCACCTTGTGCCCTACAGACTCTTAAAGAGGGGAGACAGACCACGAGCCTGGACCAAAACCAAATCAATCCTGAAG AGGAAGTACCAGAGGCTGTGGAAAGCGATCTCTCAGAGACAGAGGCACAGGAGTCATCTTTCAACTCTAGGTCATCAG GCTCATTGAGATCTAAAAAAAGACAGCCAATgactgatgagtctgatgatgACATTGCACCCACAG GATCTTCAACACCTAAGAGAAAAATGCTAGCTGTTGACAGTGATGATGACCCTAAAACTG GACCAGTACCCTCAACATCAAAGAAAATGGAAGCTGAGTCTGAAAGAAGTGACCCTAAAACAG aaaCCTCAAAGAAGAGGGGTTGGTCACCTGCAGAAGTCCAAGCTGTGGAAAAAACGCTGAAAACGTTCATTGAATCTGGTAAAGTACCAGGAAAATCAAACTGTGTAGCCTGTATTAAGGCCTCCCCTGAAGCACTTAGAAGCAGAACATGGACGGCGATAAAGTTTTACGTTAAAAATCGCATAACTGCCATTCAGCGTGAAAGTTCAAGACGTTACTGA